A stretch of the Arachis stenosperma cultivar V10309 chromosome 6, arast.V10309.gnm1.PFL2, whole genome shotgun sequence genome encodes the following:
- the LOC130933795 gene encoding uncharacterized protein LOC130933795 has translation MAHSKHIDKVLDRHGDETIANNCLRLKTSIDVILWLAFQACAFRGDDESPVSLNMENFIELIKLLASCNQNVNNVVLENAPGNAQYISPGVQKDILHIFARKVRATIREEIGDSKFCIIIDEAIDESKREQMSVILRFVDKHGCVQERFFDLIHVSDTCSLTLKTEISSVLSRHNLDVQNLRGQGYDRASNMRGEWNGLQALFLKDCHFAYYVHCLVHRLQLSLVSAAKEVCYVHQFFSKLTLIVNVVTVSPKRHDQLRVAHADDQLNWKN, from the exons ATGGCTCATTCTAAGCATATAGACAAAGTTCTTGATAGGCATGGTGATGAAACTATTGCAAATAACTGCTTAAGGTTGAAGACATCCATTGATGTTATTCTATGGCTTGCATTTCAAGCATGTGCATTTAGAGGCGACGATGAAAGTCCTGTATCTTTGAATATGGAAAATTTTATTGAGTTAATTAAGCTTTTAGCTTCATGCAATCAGAATGTTAATAATGTTGTCCTTGAAAATGCTCCTGGAAATGCTCAATATATATCTCCCGGTGTTCAAAAAGATATATTGCATATCTTTGCTAGAAAAGTGCGTGCAACAATTCGAGAAGAAATTGGTGATTctaaattttgtataattattgATGAAGCAATAGATGAGTCAAAGCGAGAACAAATGTCTGTGATTTTGAGATTTGTAGACAAGCACGGTTGTGTTCAAGAAAGATTTTTTGATCTTATACATGTTTCTGATACGTGTTCTTTGACATTGAAAACAGAAATTTCATCAGTTCTTTCTCGTCATAATCTTGATGTTCAAAATCTTAGGGGACAAGGGTATGATAGAGCTAGTAATATGCGTGGTGAATGGAATGGATTGCAAGCTCTATTTTTGAAAGATTGCCATTTTGCTTATTACGTTCACTGTCTTGTTCATCGATTACAATTATCACTTGTTTCTGCAGCCAAAGAAGTTTGCTATGTTCATcaattcttttcaaaacttACACTAATTGTGAATGTTGTGACTGTTTCTCCTAAACGTCATGATCAGTTAAGGGTTGCTCATGCCGATGATCAACTT AATTGGAAAAACTAG
- the LOC130935814 gene encoding ESCRT-related protein CHMP1B gives MGNTEKLMNQVMELKFTSKSLQRQARKCEKEEKSEKLKVKKAIEKGNMDGARIYAENAIRKRTEQMNYLRLASRLDAVVARLDTQAKMSTISKSMGNIVKSLESSLNTGNLQKMSETMDQFEKQFVNMEVQAEFMESSMAGSTSLSTPEGEVNSLMQQVADDYGLEVSVGLPQPAAHAVPAKETEKVDEDDLSRRLAELKARG, from the coding sequence ATGGGGAACACGGAGAAGCTGATGAACCAGGTCATGGAACTCAAATTCACCTCGAAATCGCTACAGCGCCAGGCACGAAAGTGCGAGAAGGAAGAGAAATCGGAGAAGCTCAAGGTCAAGAAGGCCATCGAGAAAGGAAACATGGACGGCGCTCGAATCTACGCGGAGAACGCCATCCGCAAGCGCACCGAACAGATGAACTACCTCCGCCTTGCATCGCGCCTAGACGCCGTCGTCGCTCGCCTCGACACGCAGGCCAAGATGTCCACCATAAGCAAGTCCATGGGGAACATCGTCAAGTCCCTCGAGTCATCGCTCAACACCGGAAACCTTCAGAAGATGTCGGAGACAATGGATCAGTTCGAGAAGCAGTTCGTCAACATGGAGGTCCAGGCTGAGTTCATGGAAAGCTCCATGGCTGGATCCACGTCGCTTTCCACGCCGGAGGGAGAGGTCAACAGTCTCATGCAACAGGTCGCCGATGATTACGGCCTTGAGGTCTCCGTCGGACTCCCTCAGCCGGCAGCGCACGCCGTGCCGGCGAAGGAGACCGAGAAGGTCGACGAGGACGACCTCTCTAGGCGCCTTGCCGAGCTCAAGGCTAGAGGTTAA